In Candidatus Saccharimonadia bacterium, the DNA window GCTGTGGTCCAGTAGCGCCGTATCCGCTTGCCGTCTTCCTCATTCGTAAAGCGATATGGCAGTTGCTCTCCAGCCGGACAGCGATAGGCGTCCTCCTCTGGCAAATAGACAAAGTCCTGCTTGCCGAAGCGGCCATCTGACTTGGCACCCGACGTCTGCGGCTTGGGCAGGGTCACCGTGATGCCGCCCTCGTGGCACGCGAGGATCTCCAGGCTGCTGAAGTAGCCGCGATCGGCAACGGCCTCGAGCGTCTCGGTCTTGAGAACAACCTTGGCCTGCTTGGCCATATTGGCCAGTTGGGCCCGATCTGAGCCGCTGTTCGTGACCTCATGCGTCACAATCAGATGATGCTCGGTATCCACGGCGACCTGCACGTTGTAGCCGACGACGCCGGAACCGCGGCCGCTGGTCGCCATCGAACGGCTGTCGGGATCGGTCAGCGAGATTTGATGGTCGGGCGAAGCGAGCATCTGCTTCTCGTAGACAGCAAGCTTGCTCATCTCCTCCTTCAGCTTCGTCAGCTTCTCGGTAAGCCTTGTTACCTTCGCGGCCAGCGCCTCCGTCGGCTCCTGCCGGTCGGCCGTGTCAAGTTGGCTCAGATAGCGCGCGACGCTCTCCTCCAGCTGGACACGCCGCCGTTCCACCTTCGCCCGCGTGAAGTTCTTGTCCCGGTTGTTCACGGCCTTGAACTTGCTGCCATCGATGGCGACGCTCGCCGTCGCAAGAAGACCCATCTCACGGCAGAGTTCGACGAAGCGCGCACATACCCTGCGCAGCGCCAGGCCATTGTCTTTGCGGAAGTCCGCGATCGTCTTGTGATCAGGTGCAAGCCGGCCCAGCAGCCAC includes these proteins:
- a CDS encoding IS1182 family transposase, whose translation is MRRFVEEADRGQWTLLPECLDDFIDESNPVRVIDVFVDALDLAEMSFEGVEPATTGRPSYHPSVLLKLYIYGYLNRVQSSRRLEREAGRNVEVMWLLGRLAPDHKTIADFRKDNGLALRRVCARFVELCREMGLLATASVAIDGSKFKAVNNRDKNFTRAKVERRRVQLEESVARYLSQLDTADRQEPTEALAAKVTRLTEKLTKLKEEMSKLAVYEKQMLASPDHQISLTDPDSRSMATSGRGSGVVGYNVQVAVDTEHHLIVTHEVTNSGSDRAQLANMAKQAKVVLKTETLEAVADRGYFSSLEILACHEGGITVTLPKPQTSGAKSDGRFGKQDFVYLPEEDAYRCPAGEQLPYRFTNEEDGKRIRRYWTTA